Proteins from a single region of Stappia sp. ES.058:
- the murC gene encoding UDP-N-acetylmuramate--L-alanine ligase, whose protein sequence is MKMPQDIGPVHFIGIGGIGMSGIAEVLHTLGYTVQGSDLSESANVKRLREKGIAVSVGHRAENLGQARVVVVSSAIRRDNPELTAARNNFLPVVRRAEMLAELMRFKQAIAVGGTHGKTTTTSIIAALLDAGGLDPTVINGGIINAYGTNARMGKGDWMVVEADESDGTFVKLPADVAVVTNIDPEHLDHYGDFDGVRSAFHQFVENVPFYGFAVMCLDHPEVQAMVGRIEDRQVITYGQNRQADVRFFDLATHGVNSIFSVELRDRLSGTSEVIESLTLPMPGLHNVSNAVAAVAVAWKLGMDASRIRQGLASFGGVKRRFTHTGNAGGIDVFDDYAHHPVEIRAVLAAARAVASGEVIAVVQPHRYSRLESLLDEFSACFNDADHVICAPVYAAGEPPREGIDHQALANGIRASGHRNVHTIDGEGDLAACIAGIASAGDYVVCLGAGSISQWAQVLPDALGKALDGAANGRAS, encoded by the coding sequence ATGAAGATGCCCCAGGATATCGGCCCGGTTCATTTCATCGGGATCGGCGGCATCGGCATGAGCGGCATTGCCGAGGTGTTGCACACGCTCGGTTACACCGTTCAAGGGTCCGATCTGTCGGAAAGCGCCAACGTCAAGCGTCTGCGCGAAAAGGGGATCGCGGTGAGTGTCGGTCATCGTGCCGAGAACCTCGGTCAGGCGCGTGTTGTCGTGGTGTCCTCCGCGATCCGGCGTGACAATCCGGAACTGACGGCGGCGCGCAATAATTTCCTGCCCGTTGTGCGGCGCGCGGAAATGCTGGCCGAGCTGATGCGCTTCAAACAGGCGATCGCCGTCGGCGGCACGCACGGCAAGACGACGACGACCTCGATCATCGCGGCGCTTCTCGATGCCGGCGGGCTCGATCCGACCGTGATCAACGGCGGCATCATCAACGCCTACGGCACCAATGCGCGCATGGGAAAGGGCGACTGGATGGTGGTGGAGGCGGACGAATCCGACGGCACATTCGTCAAGCTGCCGGCCGATGTCGCGGTCGTGACCAACATCGATCCCGAGCATCTCGATCACTACGGCGATTTCGACGGGGTGCGCTCCGCCTTTCATCAGTTTGTGGAAAATGTGCCGTTCTACGGGTTTGCGGTGATGTGCCTCGACCACCCGGAGGTGCAGGCGATGGTCGGCCGCATCGAGGACCGCCAGGTCATCACCTACGGCCAGAACCGGCAGGCGGACGTGCGCTTTTTCGATCTCGCCACCCACGGCGTGAATTCCATCTTTTCCGTGGAGTTGCGCGACCGGCTGAGCGGCACCAGCGAGGTGATCGAAAGCCTGACGCTGCCGATGCCGGGACTGCACAACGTCTCCAACGCGGTCGCCGCCGTCGCGGTCGCATGGAAACTGGGGATGGATGCGTCGCGCATTCGCCAGGGGCTTGCGAGCTTTGGCGGCGTCAAGCGACGCTTCACCCACACCGGCAATGCCGGCGGCATCGATGTGTTCGACGACTACGCTCACCACCCGGTGGAGATCCGCGCGGTTCTGGCTGCGGCGCGCGCCGTCGCCTCCGGCGAGGTCATCGCCGTGGTTCAGCCGCATCGCTATTCGCGGCTGGAAAGCCTGCTGGACGAGTTTTCCGCCTGTTTCAACGATGCCGACCACGTGATCTGCGCGCCCGTCTATGCCGCTGGCGAGCCGCCGCGCGAGGGCATCGATCACCAGGCGTTGGCGAACGGCATCCGCGCCAGCGGCCATCGCAATGTCCACACGATCGATGGCGAGGGTGACCTTGCCGCATGTATCGCGGGCATCGCGTCCGCCGGCGACTATGTGGTGTGTCTTGGCGCCGGCAGCATCTCGCAATGGGCGCAGGTCCTTCCCGACGCACTTGGCAAGGCGCTCGACGGAGCGGCGAACGGCAGGGCCTCATGA
- the murG gene encoding undecaprenyldiphospho-muramoylpentapeptide beta-N-acetylglucosaminyltransferase produces MASTFLLTAGGTGGHLFPAQALAAELVRRGHVVELATDQRVGAYGGDFPARKVHVISSATIAGRNPLALARTAWRLARGTWQARGVIRRLKPDAVIGFGGYPTFPPMFAAFLGGVPSVLHEANAVMGRANRMLARRCSAIATSFPLVGEAAGVYPHKTRQTGNPVRDAVISASATPYDVPQDGGAFQLLVFGGSQGARFFSDCLPPALECLDAETRARIRLVQQCRPEDMDRVRAFYERIGITAELAPFFSDMAERIAVSHLVICRSGASSVSELSVIGRPSVLVPLPHALDNDQGRNADILARAGGAWPVAQSELDPARLAALLSELMAAPGRLAEAADCAKRAGRPDAVRRLADLAEYIASGAPVGALDAQETSSGDAS; encoded by the coding sequence ATGGCATCGACCTTTCTTCTCACCGCCGGGGGAACCGGCGGGCATCTGTTTCCAGCCCAGGCGCTGGCGGCCGAGCTTGTCCGCCGCGGTCATGTGGTGGAGCTTGCGACCGACCAGCGGGTCGGCGCCTACGGCGGGGATTTTCCGGCACGCAAGGTGCATGTGATTTCCTCCGCAACGATTGCCGGGCGCAACCCGCTCGCGCTGGCGCGCACCGCCTGGCGGCTTGCCCGCGGCACCTGGCAGGCCCGCGGCGTGATCCGGCGACTGAAGCCCGACGCGGTGATCGGCTTTGGCGGCTATCCGACCTTTCCGCCGATGTTTGCGGCGTTTCTCGGCGGCGTTCCGAGTGTTTTGCATGAGGCCAATGCCGTGATGGGGCGGGCGAACCGCATGCTGGCGCGCCGGTGCAGCGCCATTGCGACGAGTTTTCCGCTCGTGGGCGAAGCGGCCGGCGTTTATCCGCATAAGACACGCCAGACCGGCAATCCGGTTCGTGATGCGGTGATCTCGGCGTCGGCAACGCCCTATGATGTTCCGCAGGACGGCGGCGCGTTCCAGCTTCTCGTGTTCGGCGGCTCGCAAGGCGCGCGGTTTTTCTCCGATTGCCTGCCGCCGGCATTGGAGTGTCTGGACGCAGAAACGCGCGCGCGGATCCGCCTCGTGCAACAGTGCCGGCCGGAGGACATGGACCGGGTGCGGGCTTTCTACGAGCGAATTGGAATCACTGCCGAACTCGCGCCGTTTTTCTCCGATATGGCAGAGAGGATTGCGGTATCGCATCTGGTGATCTGCCGGTCGGGGGCCTCCAGCGTCAGCGAGCTTTCGGTGATCGGCCGTCCGTCGGTGCTGGTGCCGCTACCGCATGCGCTCGATAACGACCAGGGACGCAATGCGGATATTCTCGCCCGCGCGGGCGGCGCCTGGCCGGTCGCGCAATCCGAACTCGATCCGGCGCGCCTTGCCGCCTTGCTCAGCGAACTGATGGCGGCACCGGGGCGTCTCGCCGAGGCGGCGGACTGCGCAAAACGCGCGGGTCGCCCCGACGCGGTGCGCCGTCTTGCCGATCTCGCCGAATACATTGCCTCCGGCGCGCCGGTCGGCGCGCTGGACGCGCAGGAAACATCATCAGGAGACGCATCATGA
- a CDS encoding FtsW/RodA/SpoVE family cell cycle protein codes for MVSRADRSPFAEWLWTVDRYLFAGFVILMIGGVVLSFAASPAVAERLGIDSYHFIKRQAMFLVPALGLMLGVSALSPRMVRRVALAVFILSLGLMVATLFIGMEAKGARRWVMILGFSIQPSEFLKPALIVLAAFLLSEGGRRPEVPGSLFSILLFVMSAALLVAQPDFGQTMLLMLVFAALFFLNGLPWVAIVPIGALGAGGILAAYMTLPHVQSRVDRFLDPSSGDTFNVDRAIEAFVSGSWFGRGPGEGTIKRVLPESHTDFIFAVAAEEFGILVCLVLVLVFTFVVLRGLGHAARDTDPFGRLATAGLMVLFGIQSCINMAVNLNLMPAKGMTLPFISYGGSSLLATALSMGFVLALTRRRPQASRSDSVMVSRLSPAKLT; via the coding sequence ATGGTGAGCCGTGCCGACAGAAGTCCGTTCGCCGAATGGCTGTGGACCGTCGATCGATATCTGTTTGCGGGCTTCGTGATCCTCATGATCGGCGGCGTCGTGCTTTCATTTGCGGCAAGCCCGGCGGTGGCCGAGCGGCTTGGCATCGACAGCTACCACTTCATCAAGCGCCAGGCGATGTTTCTGGTGCCGGCCCTTGGCCTGATGCTGGGGGTCTCGGCGCTCAGCCCGCGCATGGTGCGGCGTGTGGCGCTGGCGGTCTTCATTTTATCGCTGGGCCTGATGGTGGCGACGCTCTTCATCGGCATGGAGGCCAAGGGCGCGCGGCGCTGGGTGATGATCCTCGGGTTTTCCATCCAGCCGTCGGAGTTTCTGAAGCCGGCGCTGATCGTTCTGGCGGCCTTTCTGCTGTCGGAGGGCGGCCGGCGTCCGGAGGTGCCGGGGTCGCTGTTTTCCATCCTGCTGTTCGTCATGTCGGCGGCGCTTCTGGTGGCGCAGCCGGACTTCGGCCAGACGATGCTGTTGATGCTCGTTTTCGCCGCGCTGTTCTTTCTCAACGGCTTGCCGTGGGTGGCGATCGTTCCCATAGGCGCGCTCGGCGCCGGCGGCATTCTGGCCGCCTACATGACGCTGCCGCACGTGCAAAGCCGCGTCGACCGGTTCCTCGATCCAAGCTCGGGCGACACCTTCAACGTCGACCGGGCAATCGAGGCCTTTGTTTCGGGCAGCTGGTTCGGGCGCGGGCCGGGCGAGGGCACGATCAAGCGGGTTTTGCCGGAAAGCCATACGGATTTCATCTTCGCGGTTGCGGCGGAGGAGTTCGGCATTCTGGTCTGTCTTGTGCTGGTGCTGGTTTTCACCTTCGTCGTGCTTCGCGGGCTTGGTCATGCCGCACGCGACACCGATCCTTTCGGGCGGCTCGCGACGGCCGGGCTGATGGTTCTCTTCGGCATCCAGTCCTGCATCAACATGGCGGTGAACCTGAACCTGATGCCCGCAAAGGGCATGACGCTTCCCTTTATTTCCTACGGCGGGTCGTCGCTGCTGGCGACGGCGCTGTCGATGGGCTTCGTCCTGGCGCTGACCCGGCGGCGCCCGCAGGCCTCGCGGTCCGACAGCGTGATGGTATCGCGGCTGTCGCCGGCCAAGCTGACCTGA
- the murD gene encoding UDP-N-acetylmuramoyl-L-alanine--D-glutamate ligase: MIAATSFADQDVALFGLGASGLSAAHALLAGGARVHAFDDMPERRQTAASSGIPVVNLKSANWSKFAALVLAPGVPLTHPTAHWSVNFARQQRIPVIGDVELFCRERHRLAPDAPFVAITGTNGKSTTTALISHCLAHAGHDVAMGGNIGVPILDLMPPARGRVHVIECSSYQIDLTPSLDPSIGVLLNITPDHLDRHGSLEHYAAVKERLIAGSRLAVVGVDDGLSAVVADRSEQAGKETRRLCVRHPVTHGVYAQGSMLHVADAGAQREFFDLAPVMSLRGAHNAQNAAAAVAVCQALGLSDKAIHAGLACFPGLAHRMQVVARDGQVLFVNDSKATNADAAERALTSFEKIYWIAGGRAKAGGIAPLAPHFHRIAKAYLIGDAAGAFAETLDGHVPVEMSGALDAAVAAAARDARAETGEAVVLLSPACASFDQFPDFQVRGRAFTDAVRRIVAQASEQETV, from the coding sequence ATGATCGCGGCAACTTCCTTTGCGGACCAAGACGTCGCACTGTTCGGGCTGGGGGCCTCAGGCCTGTCGGCGGCGCATGCGCTGCTGGCCGGCGGTGCCCGGGTGCACGCCTTCGACGACATGCCGGAACGACGCCAGACTGCCGCGTCCTCCGGGATTCCGGTCGTCAATCTGAAATCGGCGAACTGGTCAAAGTTTGCGGCGCTGGTGCTGGCGCCGGGTGTGCCGCTCACCCATCCAACCGCGCACTGGAGCGTCAATTTCGCCCGCCAGCAACGGATTCCGGTGATCGGCGATGTCGAGCTGTTCTGCCGGGAGCGGCACCGGCTCGCGCCCGATGCGCCCTTCGTCGCGATCACCGGCACCAACGGCAAGTCGACCACGACGGCGCTGATCAGCCATTGTCTTGCCCATGCCGGGCACGACGTGGCGATGGGCGGCAACATCGGTGTTCCGATTCTGGATCTCATGCCGCCGGCGCGCGGTCGGGTTCATGTGATCGAATGCTCTTCCTATCAGATCGACCTGACGCCAAGCCTCGACCCGTCCATCGGGGTTTTGCTCAACATCACGCCGGATCATCTCGACCGGCACGGATCGCTTGAGCACTACGCCGCGGTGAAGGAGCGGTTGATCGCCGGCAGCCGGCTGGCCGTCGTTGGTGTCGACGACGGGCTGAGTGCCGTTGTCGCGGACCGGTCGGAGCAGGCGGGAAAGGAGACGCGCCGGTTGTGCGTGCGTCACCCCGTGACCCATGGTGTCTATGCGCAAGGCAGCATGCTGCATGTCGCCGATGCCGGTGCGCAGCGCGAGTTCTTCGATCTGGCCCCGGTGATGTCGCTGCGCGGCGCGCACAATGCGCAAAACGCGGCGGCGGCCGTCGCCGTTTGTCAGGCGCTCGGGCTTTCCGACAAGGCGATTCACGCCGGCCTGGCATGCTTTCCGGGGTTGGCGCACCGTATGCAGGTGGTCGCGCGCGACGGCCAGGTCCTGTTCGTCAACGACAGCAAGGCGACCAATGCCGACGCTGCGGAACGGGCGTTGACGAGTTTCGAGAAGATCTACTGGATCGCCGGCGGTCGGGCGAAGGCCGGCGGCATCGCGCCGCTTGCGCCGCATTTCCACCGAATCGCGAAAGCGTATCTGATTGGCGATGCGGCGGGCGCATTTGCCGAGACACTCGACGGGCATGTGCCCGTGGAGATGTCGGGAGCGCTCGATGCGGCTGTCGCCGCTGCCGCGCGTGACGCGCGGGCGGAGACCGGGGAAGCGGTCGTGCTCTTGTCGCCGGCCTGCGCGTCCTTTGACCAGTTTCCGGATTTTCAGGTCCGCGGACGCGCGTTTACCGACGCCGTGCGCCGTATCGTGGCTCAGGCGAGCGAACAGGAGACCGTGTGA
- the mraY gene encoding phospho-N-acetylmuramoyl-pentapeptide-transferase produces MLYFLVEFADQFSALNVFRYITFRTGGAIMTALLFIFLFGPMIINSLRTRQGHGQPIRADGPQSHLLTKKGTPTMGGLMILSGMLVATLLWANLLNPYTWIVLGVTVGFGLIGFYDDFLKVAKASHKGFSGRMRLSLEFVIAGTAAFCVTLLEGDVYGTSIGFPFFKDLAINLGVFFIPFAAFVIVGAGNAVNLTDGLDGLAIVPVMIACASFGLVAYLTGNAVFSDYLQIHHVAGAGELAVLCGAVIGAGLGFLWFNAPPAAIFMGDTGSLALGGMLGAIAVATKHEIVLAIIGGLFVLEAVSVIVQVASFKLTGKRVFKMAPIHHHFEHLGWTESQVVIRFWIIAVVLALVGLATLKLR; encoded by the coding sequence ATGCTGTATTTTCTTGTCGAATTCGCCGACCAGTTTTCCGCACTCAACGTGTTTCGCTACATCACGTTTCGCACCGGCGGCGCGATCATGACGGCGCTGCTGTTCATCTTCCTGTTCGGACCGATGATCATCAACTCGTTGCGCACCCGCCAGGGGCACGGACAGCCGATCCGGGCCGACGGGCCGCAAAGCCATCTCCTGACCAAGAAGGGCACGCCGACGATGGGCGGGCTGATGATCCTGTCGGGCATGCTCGTGGCAACGCTCCTGTGGGCCAATCTGCTCAACCCCTATACGTGGATTGTTCTCGGCGTGACCGTCGGGTTTGGCCTGATCGGATTCTATGACGACTTTCTCAAGGTCGCAAAGGCCTCGCACAAGGGGTTCAGTGGCCGCATGCGCCTGTCCCTGGAGTTCGTCATTGCCGGCACGGCCGCCTTTTGTGTCACCCTGCTTGAGGGCGATGTCTATGGCACCTCGATCGGCTTTCCCTTCTTCAAGGACCTCGCGATCAATCTCGGGGTCTTCTTCATTCCCTTCGCGGCTTTCGTCATCGTGGGCGCCGGCAATGCGGTCAACCTGACCGACGGGCTCGACGGGCTGGCCATCGTGCCGGTGATGATCGCTTGCGCCTCGTTCGGGCTGGTCGCCTATCTCACCGGCAACGCGGTGTTTTCCGATTATCTCCAGATCCACCACGTTGCGGGTGCAGGTGAACTTGCCGTGCTGTGCGGCGCGGTGATCGGCGCGGGGCTCGGCTTCCTGTGGTTCAACGCGCCGCCGGCTGCGATTTTCATGGGCGATACCGGATCGCTGGCGCTCGGCGGCATGCTGGGCGCCATCGCCGTTGCCACCAAACACGAGATCGTGCTCGCCATCATCGGCGGGCTCTTCGTGCTGGAGGCGGTGTCTGTGATCGTGCAGGTCGCCTCCTTCAAACTGACCGGCAAGCGCGTCTTCAAGATGGCGCCGATCCATCACCATTTCGAACATCTCGGCTGGACGGAAAGCCAGGTGGTGATCCGCTTCTGGATCATCGCCGTGGTTCTGGCGCTGGTCGGTCTTGCCACGCTGAAGTTGAGGTGA